Proteins found in one Quercus robur chromosome 2, dhQueRobu3.1, whole genome shotgun sequence genomic segment:
- the LOC126715077 gene encoding pentatricopeptide repeat-containing protein At3g28660-like, translated as MAAHLRAWKRCMSLAQRCTTMRQLKPIHAIFLTHGLHHNNYALSKLLAFCALSDSGSLSYASLIFTHIQTPNSFIYNTLIRAYSRSSQPQLALHYFHLMLKDYGSNLLAPDNHTFHFVLSACANAKWVLAGKQTHNWVLKNGLVLFDGHVQTALIRVYVECKVLDDARKVFDEIPCLDAIQWNVLMNGYVKCNMGSEALRVFRDMLMSGVEPDEFCVTTVLSACAQTGALLQGKWIHEYVKKRNGMESDVFVATALVDMYTKCGCIDMAEEVFERMPKRNVFSWAAMIGGLAVHGYARKAIHCLDRMQVDDGIRPDGVVLLGVLVACTHAGLQEEGQLLLDDMENGYGIRPKHEHYSCVVDLLCRAGRLDEALQLIRRMPMKPLASVWGALLSGCRVHNNVDLAELAVEELLMLENDGVEDDGAYVQLSNIYLGARRGEDACRIRRIIGDRGLKKTPGCSMIEVDGKVNEFVSGDVSHLHRSQICAILELLSLELV; from the coding sequence ACTCCTCGCCTTTTGTGCTCTCTCCGATTCCGGTAGCCTCTCCTACGCTTCGCTCATCTTCACCCATATCCAAACACCCAATTCCTTTATCTACAACACTCTTATCAGAGCCTATTCCCGTAGCTCACAGCCTCAACTTGCTCTTCATTACTTTCACCTCATGTTGAAAGATTATGGTAGTAACTTACTAGCTCCCGACAACCACACCTTTCATTTTGTTCTTTCGGCTTGCGCGAATGCCAAATGGGTACTTGCAGGCAAGCAAACTCACAATTGGGTACTCAAAAATGGGTTGGTTTTGTTTGATGGTCATGTTCAGACTGCGCTTATTAGAGTTTATGTTGAGTGTAAGGTTTTGGATGATGCACGCaaagtgtttgatgaaattcCTTGTTTAGATGCTATTCAGTGGAATGTTCTTATGAATGGCTATGTTAAGTGTAATATGGGTTCTGAGGCTTTGAGGGTTTTTCGGGATATGTTGATGAGTGGAGTTGAGCCTGATGAATTTTGTGTAACTACCGTGCTTTCAGCTTGTGCTCAAACGGGGGCCCTTTTGCAAGGGAAATGGATTCATGAGTATGTTAAGAAGAGGAATGGGATGGAATCAGATGTGTTTGTGGCGACAGCACTTGTTGATATGTATACTAAGTGTGGGTGTATAGACATGGCTGAGGAAGTCTTTGAGAGGATGCCTAAAAGGAATGTGTTTTCATGGGCAGCCATGATTGGAGGATTGGCAGTACATGGGTACGCAAGGAAGGCAATTCATTGCTTGGATAGGATGCAGGTAGATGATGGGATAAGGCCTGATGGGGTTGTCCTTCTTGGGGTTCTAGTGGCATGTACACATGCAGGACTCCAAGAGGAAGGCCAATTGCTGTTGGATGACATGGAAAATGGATATGGAATTAGACCAAAACATGAGCATTATAGTTGCGTTGTGGACTTGCTATGTAGAGCAGGTCGATTGGATGAAGCACTTCAGCTCATAAGAAGAATGCCAATGAAGCCACTTGCTTCTGTCTGGGGTGCCTTACTGAGTGGTTGTCGAGTTCATAATAATGTTGATCTTGCAGAGCTTGCTGTTGAAGAGCTTTTAATGCTAGAAAATGATGGAGTAGAAGACGATGGAGCTTATGTTCAGTTGTCAAACATTTATTTGGGTGCACGGAGAGGTGAAGATGCATGTAGGATAAGGAGGATCATTGGTGATAGGGGACTTAAGAAAACACCAGGGTGTAGTATGATAGAGGTGGATGGCAAGGTGAATGAGTTTGTTTCAGGGGATGTATCACATTTGCACAGATCTCAGATATGTGCAATTCTGGAGCTACTGTCCCTTGAGTTAGTTTAA